One region of Acidobacteriota bacterium genomic DNA includes:
- a CDS encoding formate dehydrogenase subunit gamma — translation MASDRLLHRFSFTERLVHWVVGVTFVLLLATGLAFAHPPLFFLTALLGGGPAARVLHPWVGALFSVAMLAMIWIWIRDMFLDAADRRWLRALPAYVTRDREHVPPAGKYNAGQKLFFWSQFVFAAFFLLSGIPLWFPAGWESSTLQWMRLTHYAVTLGGGVALVVHVYLGTLAYPGTARSMIDGKVTERWARHHHPAWKPEESPRT, via the coding sequence ATGGCGAGTGACCGCCTGCTGCATCGTTTCTCGTTCACCGAGCGACTGGTGCATTGGGTGGTCGGCGTCACCTTCGTCCTGCTGCTCGCCACCGGACTCGCCTTCGCGCATCCGCCGCTCTTCTTCCTGACCGCCCTGCTCGGCGGCGGCCCCGCCGCGCGCGTGCTGCACCCCTGGGTGGGCGCGCTCTTCAGCGTTGCGATGCTCGCCATGATCTGGATCTGGATCCGCGACATGTTCCTGGACGCCGCCGACCGCCGCTGGCTCCGGGCGCTGCCGGCGTACGTGACGCGCGACCGGGAGCACGTGCCGCCCGCGGGAAAGTACAACGCCGGCCAGAAGCTCTTCTTCTGGTCGCAGTTCGTCTTCGCGGCCTTCTTCCTGCTGAGCGGCATTCCGCTCTGGTTTCCGGCCGGCTGGGAGTCGTCCACGCTCCAGTGGATGCGCCTGACCCACTACGCGGTGACCCTGGGTGGCGGAGTCGCTCTCGTCGTCCATGTCTATCTCGGCACCCTTGCCTACCCGGGCACTGCGCGCAGCATGATCGACGGCAAGGTTACCGAGCGCTGGGCCCGCCACCACCACCCGGCGTGGAAACCCGAAGAGTCGCCCCGGACGTAG
- a CDS encoding DASS family sodium-coupled anion symporter, with product MAGRHVRLIALAVIYLLVAHVLPPPEGVDPQGWRITAIFFATIAGLMLQPLPGSQVVLLGITALVLVGRVPLERALTGYATASVWLVLAAMLMSRALRDCGLARRIALWFVRAIGRTSLGLAYALHLTDLTLATGVPSITARGGSIVFPIARSISTLYQSEPGPTSSRLGTFLMTSMYQTSGIASAMFFYSSAANLLMGDLARQVAGIEITWASWFLAGLVPGVVSSVLIPPLIMRVLPPEVRSTPAAPEFAQKELDKLGPVKGAEAVVAAVFVGLIGFWVLSSYVDWLSAGLVALVGMGVLFVSGALTWNSALSERSAWDIYVWYGGLITMGGLLNESGSTAAFASFVGGWLAGIPWLAVLVVALVLYFYAHYFFASTTAHALALYGPFVALLAGAGAPVAVAVYALVYLNNLQAGLTHYGTTTSPIIFVEKYVSFADWWRAGFIVSLLNLAVWLTVGIAWWRMLGLW from the coding sequence ATGGCTGGCCGTCACGTTCGTCTGATCGCTCTCGCCGTCATCTATCTCCTCGTCGCGCACGTCCTGCCGCCGCCCGAGGGTGTCGACCCGCAGGGGTGGCGCATCACCGCCATCTTCTTCGCGACGATCGCGGGCTTGATGCTGCAGCCGCTGCCCGGCTCGCAGGTCGTCCTGCTCGGCATCACGGCGCTCGTGCTCGTTGGCCGTGTCCCGCTCGAACGTGCCCTGACGGGCTACGCGACCGCGTCGGTCTGGCTGGTCCTGGCCGCGATGCTGATGTCGCGCGCGTTGCGCGACTGCGGTCTGGCCCGGCGCATTGCGCTGTGGTTCGTCCGTGCGATCGGCCGGACGTCACTCGGCCTGGCGTACGCGCTCCATCTCACCGACCTGACGCTTGCGACCGGGGTGCCGTCAATCACGGCGCGCGGCGGCAGCATCGTCTTCCCGATCGCGCGGAGCATTTCCACGCTGTATCAATCGGAGCCCGGTCCCACGTCGTCGCGCCTGGGCACCTTCCTGATGACGTCGATGTACCAGACCAGCGGCATTGCGTCGGCCATGTTCTTCTACAGCAGCGCCGCCAACCTGCTGATGGGCGATCTGGCGCGCCAGGTCGCGGGCATAGAGATCACCTGGGCGAGCTGGTTTCTCGCCGGCCTGGTCCCCGGCGTCGTCTCGAGCGTGCTGATTCCGCCGCTGATCATGCGCGTGCTGCCGCCGGAAGTGCGCAGCACGCCGGCCGCGCCGGAGTTCGCGCAGAAGGAACTGGACAAGCTGGGGCCGGTCAAGGGTGCGGAGGCGGTGGTCGCGGCGGTCTTCGTCGGACTCATCGGCTTCTGGGTTCTCTCGTCGTATGTCGACTGGCTCTCGGCCGGTCTGGTGGCGCTCGTCGGGATGGGCGTGCTGTTCGTGTCCGGGGCGCTTACCTGGAACTCGGCGCTGAGTGAACGATCCGCCTGGGACATATACGTCTGGTACGGCGGACTGATAACGATGGGCGGCCTGCTGAACGAGAGCGGATCGACCGCGGCGTTCGCCAGCTTCGTCGGAGGGTGGCTTGCCGGCATTCCCTGGCTGGCGGTGCTGGTCGTGGCGCTCGTGCTCTACTTCTACGCCCACTACTTCTTCGCCAGCACGACGGCCCACGCGCTGGCCCTCTACGGTCCGTTCGTCGCACTGCTCGCGGGCGCCGGCGCCCCAGTCGCGGTGGCGGTCTACGCACTGGTCTATCTGAACAACCTGCAGGCGGGACTGACCCACTACGGCACAACGACGTCGCCCATCATCTTCGTCGAGAAGTACGTCAGCTTCGCCGACTGGTGGCGGGCCGGGTTCATCGTCTCGCTGCTCAACCTGGCGGTCTGGCTGACGGTCGGCATCGCATGGTGGAGAATGCTGGGGTTGTGGTGA
- the fdhE gene encoding formate dehydrogenase accessory protein FdhE: protein MASDPVWNLRRARADTLRARHPPAAELLGFYADLLALQESIYGEVLHSSWPTVDVQGARLRLDRLPERQTTWVFDKFIRALPPSATPVLKAIAERLANDRDLRHDLLVTWIGRRPLEEIADGLDCDAAPLEFFPRAFLQPYAEALRVRAGVAATDAKMLTPAACPRCQCRPVAAILRDEPEIKGRKTLLCSLCAAEWAFPRSRCVACGEEAPDRLQSHVAEAWTHIRLEECASCGTYLKTIDLRESGLAVPVVDELASVELDLWAAERNLTKYQPNLFGL, encoded by the coding sequence GTGGCGTCCGATCCGGTCTGGAACCTCCGCCGCGCGCGGGCCGACACACTCCGCGCCAGGCACCCGCCCGCTGCCGAGCTGCTGGGGTTCTACGCCGACCTGCTGGCGCTGCAGGAGTCGATCTACGGCGAAGTGCTGCATTCGTCGTGGCCGACGGTTGACGTCCAGGGGGCGCGGCTTCGGCTCGACCGCCTGCCGGAGCGGCAGACGACCTGGGTCTTCGACAAGTTCATTCGCGCCCTGCCGCCGTCCGCGACACCGGTGCTGAAGGCGATCGCCGAGCGGCTGGCCAACGACCGGGATCTTCGCCACGACCTGCTCGTGACCTGGATCGGCCGCCGCCCGCTGGAGGAGATCGCCGACGGTCTCGACTGCGACGCCGCGCCGCTGGAGTTCTTTCCGCGCGCCTTCCTGCAGCCGTACGCCGAGGCGCTCCGGGTTCGCGCGGGTGTTGCCGCTACCGACGCCAAGATGCTCACGCCGGCCGCGTGTCCCCGCTGCCAGTGCCGTCCCGTGGCCGCCATCCTGAGGGACGAGCCGGAGATCAAGGGCCGCAAGACGCTCCTCTGCTCGCTCTGCGCCGCCGAATGGGCGTTTCCAAGGAGCCGCTGCGTCGCCTGCGGAGAGGAGGCGCCGGACCGGCTTCAGTCCCACGTGGCGGAGGCGTGGACGCACATCCGGCTGGAGGAATGCGCGTCGTGCGGCACCTACCTCAAGACCATCGACCTGAGAGAATCGGGCCTCGCGGTTCCCGTCGTCGATGAGCTCGCCTCGGTAGAGCTGGACCTTTGGGCGGCTGAACGGAATCTGACCAAGTACCAGCCCAACCTCTTCGGACTCTAG
- the fdxH gene encoding formate dehydrogenase subunit beta, with product MADSLTIRRVSASPDAFIPIDSLRSGAPAYAKLIDISKCIGCKGCEVACKEWNDLGVEPTANFGSYQSHRDLTPKTWLLMRFNEVEIDGNLNWLIKKDACLHCEEPGCLFACPAPGAIVQYTNGIVDFNQENCIGCQYCVTGCPFDIPRFDASTRKVSKCNMCIDRVESGLEPACVKTCPTNAISWGSKSDMLALADKKIETLRSRGYANAAVYNPAGVGGTHMMYVVPHGDRLEDYSLPSDPTASPAPMTALGFLKRTGAWLMGFSVLGALVHFVRYGPERVDEEHDGE from the coding sequence ATGGCCGATAGCCTGACAATCCGTCGCGTCTCCGCGAGCCCCGACGCCTTCATCCCGATCGACTCGCTCCGCTCGGGCGCACCCGCCTATGCCAAGCTCATCGACATCTCGAAATGCATCGGCTGCAAGGGCTGCGAGGTCGCCTGCAAGGAATGGAACGACCTCGGCGTCGAGCCCACGGCGAACTTCGGAAGCTACCAGAGCCACCGGGATCTGACTCCCAAGACGTGGCTGCTGATGCGGTTCAACGAAGTCGAGATCGATGGCAACCTCAACTGGCTGATCAAGAAGGACGCCTGCCTCCACTGCGAGGAGCCGGGTTGCCTGTTCGCCTGCCCCGCGCCCGGCGCCATCGTGCAGTACACGAACGGCATCGTCGACTTCAACCAGGAGAACTGCATCGGCTGCCAGTACTGCGTTACCGGCTGCCCGTTCGACATCCCGCGCTTCGACGCGTCGACGCGCAAGGTCTCCAAGTGCAACATGTGCATCGATCGGGTGGAGTCGGGGCTGGAGCCGGCGTGCGTGAAGACCTGCCCGACGAACGCGATTTCCTGGGGCAGCAAGAGCGACATGCTCGCGCTGGCCGACAAGAAGATCGAAACGCTCCGGTCGCGCGGCTATGCGAACGCCGCCGTCTACAACCCGGCGGGCGTCGGCGGCACGCACATGATGTACGTCGTCCCGCACGGCGACCGGCTGGAGGACTACAGCCTGCCGTCCGATCCGACCGCGAGCCCGGCGCCGATGACCGCGCTTGGTTTCCTGAAGCGGACCGGCGCCTGGCTGATGGGCTTCAGTGTGCTGGGCGCCCTGGTCCACTTCGTGCGGTACGGACCGGAGCGTGTCGACGAGGAGCACGATGGCGAGTGA
- a CDS encoding 3-oxoadipyl-CoA thiolase, with the protein MDAFIYGGARTPFGRHAGALAAVRPDDLLGDLIATVVDQSPFDGAAFEDVIAGCTNQAGEDSRNVARRAGLLAGLPIEVAGITVNRLCASGLAAVVDAARAATCGQGDLFLAGGVESMSRAPFVMGKADRAYSRQFSLFDTTLGTRFPNPRATAAYGDHAMFETAEEVAADLGITREASDAFAAASQAKYARAKAECFYSEEIQPVSVPSRRRATPPATVSEDEHPRPGVTVDALAALRPLADGGVVTAGSASGINDGAAALIVGSRAAGERAGAAPLARIVSAAAAGVEPRVMGLGPVPASRKALDRAGLTLADMDVIEINEAFAAQVLGCLAQLGLSADDSRVNPNGGAIAIGHPLGASGARLALTATRQLRRANGRYALVTLCIGVGQGLAAVLERAA; encoded by the coding sequence ATGGACGCGTTCATCTACGGCGGCGCCCGCACGCCGTTCGGCCGGCACGCCGGCGCGCTCGCCGCGGTGCGGCCCGACGATCTGCTCGGCGACCTGATCGCCACCGTCGTGGATCAATCGCCGTTCGACGGCGCGGCCTTCGAGGACGTGATCGCGGGTTGCACGAATCAGGCGGGGGAAGACTCCCGGAACGTCGCCCGACGGGCCGGACTGCTTGCGGGCCTGCCGATCGAGGTGGCGGGAATCACCGTCAACCGCCTCTGCGCAAGCGGGCTGGCCGCGGTCGTGGATGCCGCGCGGGCGGCGACGTGCGGGCAGGGAGACCTGTTCCTGGCCGGCGGCGTCGAGAGCATGAGCCGGGCGCCGTTCGTGATGGGCAAGGCGGATCGGGCATATTCGCGGCAGTTCTCGCTCTTCGACACGACCCTGGGCACGCGCTTTCCGAACCCGCGCGCGACCGCCGCGTACGGCGACCACGCGATGTTCGAGACGGCGGAGGAAGTCGCGGCGGATCTCGGGATAACGCGCGAGGCGAGCGATGCGTTCGCCGCCGCGTCGCAGGCGAAGTACGCGCGGGCGAAGGCGGAGTGCTTCTATTCCGAAGAGATTCAGCCGGTGTCCGTGCCGTCGCGCCGCCGTGCGACGCCTCCGGCGACGGTTTCCGAGGACGAGCATCCGCGGCCCGGCGTCACCGTCGACGCGCTCGCCGCCCTTCGGCCGCTTGCCGACGGCGGTGTGGTCACGGCCGGGAGCGCTTCGGGCATCAACGACGGCGCCGCGGCGTTGATTGTCGGCTCCCGCGCGGCGGGCGAGCGGGCGGGCGCCGCGCCGCTCGCGCGGATCGTCTCGGCGGCGGCGGCCGGCGTCGAGCCGCGGGTCATGGGACTCGGGCCGGTTCCCGCCTCCCGCAAGGCCCTGGATCGCGCCGGTCTCACCCTCGCCGACATGGACGTGATCGAGATCAACGAGGCGTTTGCCGCCCAGGTGCTCGGCTGCCTCGCGCAGCTCGGCCTCTCGGCGGACGACAGCCGGGTCAATCCGAACGGTGGCGCCATCGCGATCGGCCATCCGCTCGGCGCATCCGGCGCGCGGCTCGCCTTGACGGCGACGCGTCAATTGCGGCGCGCCAACGGCCGTTACGCGCTGGTGACACTGTGCATCGGTGTCGGACAGGGGCTCGCGGCGGTTCTGGAGCGCGCCGCCTGA